The Callospermophilus lateralis isolate mCalLat2 chromosome 3, mCalLat2.hap1, whole genome shotgun sequence genome has a segment encoding these proteins:
- the Dlst gene encoding dihydrolipoyllysine-residue succinyltransferase component of 2-oxoglutarate dehydrogenase complex, mitochondrial has translation MLSRSRCVSRAFSRSLAAFQKGNCPLGRRSLPGVSLCQGPSYPDSRKIVINNSSVFSVRFFRTTAVCKDDVITVNTPAFAESVTEGDVRWEKAVGDTVAEDEVVCEIETDKTSVQVPSPANGVIEALLVPDGGKVEGGTPLFTLRKTGAAPAKAKPAEAPATAPKAEPATSAAPPPPAAPIPTEMPPVPSPSQPPSSKPVSAIKPTAAPPLAEPGSGKGVRSEHREKMNRMRQRIAQRLKEAQNTCAMLTTFNEIDMSNIQDMRARHKDAFLKKHNLKLGFMSAFVKASAFALQEQPVVNAVIDDATKEVVYRDYIDISVAVATPRGLVVPVIRNVETMNYADIERTISELGEKARKNELAIEDMDGGTFTISNGGVFGSLFGTPIINPPQSAILGMHAIFDRPVAVGGKVEVRPMMFVALTYDHRLIDGREAVTFLRKIKAAVEDPRVLLLDL, from the exons ATGCTCTCCCGGTCCCGTTGCGTGTCCCGGGCGTTCAGCCGCTCTCTCGCTGCCTTCCAAAAG GGGAACTGCCCTCTAGGGAGACGTTCCCTGCCTG GGGTCTCCTTATGTCAGGGACCAAGTTACCCTGACAGCAGGAAGATTGT CATTAACAACAGTAGTGTCTTCAGTGTTCGCTTCTTCAGAACTACAGCTGTGTGCA AGGATGATGTGATTACAGTCAACACACCAGCTTTTGCAGAATCTGTCACAGAGGGAGATGTCAGGTGGGAGAAAG CTGTTGGAGACACAGTTGCAGAAGATGAAGTGGTTTGTGAGATTGAAACTGACAAG acatctgtgcaggttcCATCACCAGCAAATGGCGTAATTGAAGCTCTTTTGGTACCTGATGGGGGAAAAGTTGAAGGAGGCACTCCTCTTTTCACACTCAGGAAAACTGGTG cTGCTCCTGCTAAGGCCAAGCCAGCTGAAGCTCCTGCCACAGCCCCAAAAGCAGAGCCTGCAACATCAGCTGCTCCTCCTCCCCCTGCAGCACCCATACCCACTGAGATGCCACCAGTGCCCTCACCTTCACAACCTCCTTCTAGCAAACCAG tGTCTGCAATAAAACCCACTGCCGCCCCACCACTAGCTGAGCCAGGATCTGGCAAAGGTGTGCGTTCAGAACATCGG GAAAAAATGAACAGGATGCGGCAGCGCATTGCTCAGCGTCTGAAGGAGGCCCAGAATACGTGTGCAATGCTGACTACTTTCAATGAGATTGACATGAG TAACATCCAGGATATGAGAGCTCGGCATAAAGATGCTTTCTTGAAGAAACATAATCTCAAACTAGGCTTCATGTCAGCATTTGTGAAGGCCTCAGCCTTTGCCTTGCAGGAGCAGCCTGTTGTAAATGCAG TGATTGATGATGCAACCAAAGAGGTGGTGTATAGGGATTATATTGACATCAGTGTTGCGGTGGCCACGCCACGG GGCCTGGTGGTTCCTGTCATCAGGAATGTGGAAACTATGAATTATGCAGATATAGAACGAACCATTAGTGAACTGGGAGAGAAG GCCCGAAAGAATGAACTTGCCATTGAAGATATGGATGGTGGTACTTTCACCATTAGTAATGGAGGCGTTTTTGGCTCGCTCTTTGGAACGCCCATTATCAATCCCCCTCAGTCTGCCATCCTGGGCATGCACGCCATCTTTGACAGGCCAGTGGCTGTGGGAGGCAAG GTGGAGGTGCGGCCAATGATGTTTGTGGCCCTGACCTATGACCATCGGCTGATTGATGGCAGAGAGGCTGTGACTTTTCTCCGCAAAATCAAGGCAGCAGtagaggatcccagagttctcctCCTGGACCTTTAA